The genomic window GTCGGACGTACGGTCAGGTCGAAAATGCACCGAAAACTGACGCTTGCATCCTTAAAACCTCCTGAAAATTGAACTTTGACCCGCAGCTTTGGTAATCGGAGCCCTGCTGATCGCAGTCCCGGCGGATTTCGCTAGTCGGCTCAAATCGTTGGTAGCTTCTCTCGTGATCTACGGACTCGGCACCTTGGCTCTCGGTTTTTGCACCGGCTACTCCTGCCTGGCGTCACTCTCGACCTTCAGAGCATTCTGGTAGCTCCTGGAGGATTTCCCGGTCCCCGAACCCTCCTAATAGCGAATACTGCTCCAGGTCATCGGCATTGCTCTGTGTGACGACGGTCTACGTCGCCGAGCTGCAGGTTCCTCGGCACCGAGGAAGGGCCCTGGTTTCTTTCCAGGTCTTCTGGCTGCTCGGCGTCGTCGCGTTTCCAGGTGGGCGGCTCTGCAAGCGATGGGCAAAACGAGCTTCGTAACGACAAGTCGATTTCCTTACCAGCGTTACCGATCTCCTGGCGAGTCTCGCAGTTCTTTTTCGGCTCCCTGGCTCTCATAGTGGCTGGATTGGCGGTGCGTTACCTCACGGAAAGTCACAGGCTTCTCTTTTCCATGGGCAAGGGCGAGCGGGCTCTTGAATGCCTGAGAAATATTCACAGGAGGAATTATCCGCACAACGAAAATGAGCTGGAGTATTGGGTGGGTGAATGGAAGGGTGACTATTGCACATATTATAATAGACGTTGCCTAAGACTAAAGTAAATCGatgaattcgttgattttttttaatatacatgaatttttaaagattgtTCTCATTATTAGGAAATTTcccttttcaaaaatttataaagacTGTTCGCGAAACAATTCGTTCAATACCCCGGAAACTTCCTAATTGTAATGTAAAACGTTTTTACGAAAACTTATTCaaaattcacgatttttcctccatttttcaaaatttaaaagttTTGAGAACGGATATACAAAATAtgtaatgagaaaattctttaaaaatttatgtgtattcagaaaaatcaacttatttattttacatgacaaaagaaaaaaaaatattccctaAACATTTGTTAAACGATGTTtcgtttaaacaatttattgataactttggggcattgttattattgaaatttaattttcatatcatCTTTATCGTGGTTGATGTTTTTCAGATATTTATCTTACCACAAAGTATTCAACATTGTCGACGAGACTCTCTTTTGGTTGAGAATGTATAGCCAATACATCCTTAAAGTTCCGCTTTCTTCCAGGAGTCCCTCGACAGTCTCGAGGACGATCTTCCCTTCTCGGGGACGCTGAGCACCGGAGAATTCAAGACCTACGTCCCGAAGGGCGTCCGGCCGCCCTGTTACAGCGCGATTATCGTCTTGCAGATTCAATTCGTTTTCCAGTTGTCGTGAGTGCGCCGATAAATTGTAACACGGTCTGCAGGAAATGCACTTCCGAgtttcttcgcacttacagcTACTTCACCATGAGTTACTGGTTTCCCGATCTGAAGTGCCGGCAGGTTCTGTGGTTCCAAATTCCGACGATCCAGGCCGAGTGCAAACTCGGGGTGAAATCACTCGAGGATAAATACTCCTCGCGTAACGGAAACGGTACGTTTCCTTTGGTTCGTTTCGTGGTCCTTTTACGCGAGTGACCGGATAACCGGTATTTCAGAATTGGCATCATCGTCCTGCAGCTCGTTAAGAATCGACCCCGGTTTCGAAACAGGAGCGCTGTTCGTCGCTCTCGCTACCCTGCCGTTTTTGGCCTGGATGATTATGCGTATGGAT from Neodiprion lecontei isolate iyNeoLeco1 chromosome 1, iyNeoLeco1.1, whole genome shotgun sequence includes these protein-coding regions:
- the LOC107227387 gene encoding uncharacterized protein LOC107227387 yields the protein MGKGERALECLRNIHRRNYPHNENELEYWESLDSLEDDLPFSGTLSTGEFKTYVPKGVRPPCYSAIIVLQIQFVFQLSYFTMSYWFPDLKCRQVLWFQIPTIQAECKLGVKSLEDKYSSRNGNELASSSCSSLRIDPGFETGALFVALATLPFLAWMIMRMDQSGRRIFIATSHVIGGFLSFCVHYVIGTKYTLFYTSLMEAMWIVSGTASSCLVVELSKTQTRVLGVGFANSLGYLGMAMGTHGLLLTEGAGCIAVISLSGVMLTDQPCSSAVVYDIRNLD